A genomic region of Salinibacterium sp. NK8237 contains the following coding sequences:
- the cmk gene encoding (d)CMP kinase, with the protein MNKNPSFVVVAVDGPAGSGKSSVSKATARELGFDYLDTGAAYRGFALHCLERGVDTLGPGDVIETLPRFEYSIGIDPDNYFVTVDSEIVTDDIREPRITGVVSNIARVPEVRQYMVDLFRSIIAGSEKPGIVVEGRDITTVVAPDAQARILLTASEEARMGRRAAELSGESSTTTAQQLSYRDAQDSKVVDFMNAADGVITIDSTNLDFDQTVTAVASFVRSSM; encoded by the coding sequence GTGAATAAGAACCCGTCGTTTGTTGTTGTGGCCGTAGATGGGCCTGCCGGCAGCGGAAAATCGAGTGTGTCGAAAGCGACCGCTCGGGAGCTTGGCTTCGACTACCTCGACACTGGCGCGGCGTATCGCGGCTTTGCGTTGCACTGCCTTGAGCGTGGCGTTGACACCCTGGGGCCTGGCGACGTCATCGAGACGCTCCCACGCTTCGAGTACTCCATCGGGATTGACCCTGACAACTACTTTGTGACGGTCGACTCGGAGATCGTGACTGACGACATCCGCGAACCTCGCATCACGGGCGTCGTCTCGAACATTGCGCGGGTGCCAGAGGTGCGGCAGTACATGGTTGACCTGTTCCGCAGCATCATTGCAGGCAGCGAAAAACCGGGCATTGTGGTCGAAGGTCGTGATATCACGACAGTGGTTGCACCGGATGCTCAGGCCCGAATTCTGCTCACAGCCAGTGAAGAAGCTAGGATGGGAAGACGTGCGGCCGAACTCTCCGGAGAATCGAGCACGACAACCGCGCAACAACTCAGTTATCGAGATGCGCAGGACTCCAAAGTCGTGGACTTCATGAACGCCGCCGATGGAGTCATCACCATTGATTCCACCAATCTTGACTTCGATCAAACCGTGACGGCCGTCGCGAGTTTTGTTCGCTCCAGCATGTAA